A window from Methylococcus mesophilus encodes these proteins:
- a CDS encoding TetR/AcrR family transcriptional regulator: protein MKNDEASIGVPRQYRQGARAEAAAETHRRIAEAVLKFMRERWVDEITLVDVAEAAGVSVQTVIRRFSGKEGLLKAAVELISPQMKPRREAAAPDIRSTLAALIADYEAEGDLVVRILAQETRSPVVKVWLDVGRAEHRRWVERSFDRWLAGLEPALRERRVLELIVITDVYTWQILRRDQGKRAEEVVDIMEEMAGRLLESG, encoded by the coding sequence ATGAAAAATGATGAGGCAAGCATTGGGGTTCCCCGCCAGTATCGGCAAGGTGCCCGGGCCGAGGCGGCAGCCGAGACGCACCGCCGGATCGCGGAAGCGGTGCTGAAGTTCATGCGGGAGCGCTGGGTGGACGAGATCACGCTGGTCGATGTCGCCGAGGCGGCGGGGGTGAGCGTGCAGACCGTGATCCGGCGCTTTTCCGGGAAGGAAGGGCTGCTGAAAGCGGCAGTGGAGTTGATTTCCCCGCAAATGAAGCCCCGTCGCGAGGCCGCGGCTCCGGACATTCGGTCCACGCTGGCCGCGCTGATCGCGGACTATGAAGCGGAAGGGGATCTGGTGGTCCGCATCCTGGCCCAGGAAACCCGCAGTCCGGTGGTGAAGGTCTGGCTGGATGTCGGCCGCGCCGAGCACAGGCGCTGGGTCGAACGCAGCTTCGACCGATGGCTGGCGGGGCTCGAGCCGGCCCTGCGTGAACGGCGGGTCCTGGAACTGATCGTCATTACCGACGTTTACACTTGGCAAATCCTGCGTCGCGATCAGGGCAAGAGGGCGGAAGAGGTCGTCGACATCATGGAAGAGATGGCTGGCAGGCTCCTGGAGTCCGGCTGA
- a CDS encoding SRPBCC family protein translates to MKPILVLAALLFASVSLAHGPTPQKVVETVEIAAPVDKVWNALKDFGTIAQWNPALAKSESTGGNATGEKRTLYFPNGEQLTEELDAYDPAAHEYTYRLGKDNVKALPASSYSAVLKLTATETGSQVEWKSRLYRGDTGNFPPDELNDEAAVAAMQKFFRAGLDNLKKSLESGR, encoded by the coding sequence ATGAAACCGATACTGGTCCTGGCCGCGCTGTTGTTCGCCTCCGTTTCGCTGGCGCACGGCCCCACTCCCCAGAAGGTCGTCGAGACCGTGGAGATCGCGGCTCCCGTCGACAAGGTCTGGAACGCCTTGAAGGATTTCGGCACCATCGCCCAGTGGAATCCCGCTCTGGCCAAGAGCGAAAGCACCGGCGGCAACGCCACCGGCGAGAAGCGTACCCTCTATTTCCCCAACGGAGAGCAACTCACCGAGGAACTCGATGCCTACGACCCGGCGGCCCACGAATACACCTACCGGCTGGGCAAGGACAACGTCAAGGCGCTGCCTGCCAGTTCCTACTCCGCCGTACTCAAGCTCACGGCGACCGAGACCGGCAGTCAGGTCGAATGGAAAAGCCGGCTCTACCGCGGCGATACCGGCAACTTCCCGCCGGACGAGCTGAACGACGAGGCCGCCGTGGCGGCGATGCAGAAGTTCTTCCGCGCAGGGTTGGACAATCTCAAGAAAAGCCTTGAGAGCGGGAGATAA
- a CDS encoding vWA domain-containing protein, producing MSIWRQRVADPVFAGLIAALVLAVAACFPLRLALERPVFSHIVIVDITRSMNVEDYRQGGRAVSRLEFVRQSLIRAAADLPCGSTLGLGVFTEREPALLFEPIETCAGFSAISAAIEQLDWRMAWAADSLIAAGLRNTLELLGRGDADVVFVTDGHEAPPLNPRYRPDFADLSGKVRGLIVGVGDSGLSPIPKYDESGRRSGVYGEDEVPQRSSFGLSELPPEQIEGYHARNAPFGSERAGGTEHLSQLKEAYLRQLAEAAGLGYHRLEAPEGLARALTAPALAHRQRVAADVRWIPAALALGVLAGVYLRTLLPRLRFPTAN from the coding sequence TTGAGCATCTGGCGGCAGCGCGTTGCCGATCCGGTTTTCGCCGGCCTGATTGCGGCCCTCGTCCTGGCCGTGGCCGCCTGTTTCCCACTCCGGCTGGCGCTGGAGAGACCGGTGTTCAGCCACATCGTCATCGTCGACATCACCCGCAGCATGAACGTCGAGGACTACCGGCAAGGCGGGCGCGCCGTGTCGCGGCTGGAATTCGTCCGGCAAAGCCTGATCCGCGCCGCGGCGGACCTGCCCTGCGGTTCCACCCTGGGACTGGGCGTCTTCACCGAACGCGAGCCGGCGCTGCTGTTCGAGCCGATCGAAACCTGCGCCGGCTTTTCCGCCATCAGCGCTGCCATTGAACAGCTCGACTGGCGCATGGCCTGGGCTGCCGACAGCCTGATCGCCGCGGGCCTGCGCAACACTCTGGAACTGCTGGGGCGCGGTGACGCCGACGTGGTCTTCGTCACCGACGGCCACGAGGCGCCGCCGCTCAACCCGCGCTACCGGCCCGATTTCGCCGATCTGAGCGGGAAGGTCCGGGGGCTGATCGTGGGGGTCGGGGACTCGGGGCTCTCGCCCATCCCCAAGTACGACGAGTCGGGCCGGCGCTCGGGTGTTTATGGCGAGGACGAAGTCCCGCAGCGCTCGAGCTTCGGCCTGTCGGAACTGCCGCCCGAGCAGATCGAGGGCTACCACGCCCGCAACGCCCCCTTCGGCAGCGAAAGAGCCGGGGGCACGGAACACCTGTCCCAGCTCAAGGAGGCATATCTGCGGCAACTCGCCGAAGCCGCCGGCCTGGGCTACCACCGCCTGGAGGCGCCGGAAGGGCTGGCCCGTGCCCTCACGGCACCGGCATTGGCGCACCGCCAGCGGGTCGCCGCCGACGTCCGCTGGATTCCCGCTGCCCTGGCGCTCGGCGTGCTGGCTGGAGTGTATCTGCGGACGCTGCTCCCGCGCCTTCGATTTCCAACCGCAAACTGA
- a CDS encoding MxaK protein — protein MRGDWRVRIAAGLALMLALSALLELRQWRKAAAANADVAELLGGHDIAPERLAAASYSVLLARAVYFVRHERFGDALELLNLLETQGDAPFRADVYYNQGNLQLAQALDRVEKSEIDQARIFAELAKEAYRRTLLLAPGHWDAKYNLEVAMRLMPEMDRVSNADDEPPKAESKRLWTGLPGFPRGLP, from the coding sequence GTGAGAGGCGATTGGCGCGTTCGGATCGCAGCCGGACTGGCCCTGATGCTGGCCTTGTCGGCGCTGCTGGAGCTCAGGCAATGGCGGAAGGCCGCGGCGGCCAATGCCGATGTTGCGGAGCTGCTGGGCGGGCACGACATCGCCCCGGAACGGCTGGCGGCGGCATCTTATTCGGTCTTGTTGGCGCGCGCCGTGTATTTCGTGCGGCACGAGCGCTTCGGCGATGCGCTGGAGCTGCTGAACCTGCTGGAGACCCAGGGCGATGCGCCCTTCCGCGCCGACGTGTATTACAACCAGGGCAATCTGCAGCTTGCCCAGGCTCTGGACCGCGTCGAAAAATCGGAAATCGACCAGGCCCGGATCTTCGCCGAACTGGCCAAGGAAGCCTACCGGCGCACCCTGCTGCTGGCGCCCGGCCACTGGGATGCCAAATACAACCTGGAAGTGGCCATGCGCCTCATGCCGGAGATGGATCGGGTCAGCAATGCCGACGACGAGCCGCCCAAGGCCGAATCCAAGCGGCTGTGGACCGGGTTGCCCGGATTCCCGCGAGGCTTGCCTTGA
- a CDS encoding vWA domain-containing protein, which yields MTDWALDTPYWLWGLPLTLLPLWRLPLRPAPCSWHALLPADAASRAVDLSLRVAGAGAILALLLGSAGLHRREYTVERTGYGAHLVLLLDRSRSMDDSFAGRTPAGGEESKSAAAERLLSGFVSSGRNDLVGVAAFSTSPLFVLPLTDNKAAVLAAVHAMKLPGLAQTHVSKGLAMALSYFGDEPTAGSRIVLLVSDGAAEVDPDSELKLRRWFKEKGIRLYWIFLRTAGSHGIFETPDNPEDDNAQARPERYLHLFFSSLGIPYRAYEAEDADALKRAIADVDREEQRPLRYAERVPRRDLQAFCYLAAALALAWLVAAKGMEVAR from the coding sequence ATGACCGATTGGGCGCTGGACACGCCGTACTGGCTGTGGGGCCTGCCGCTGACGCTGCTTCCGTTGTGGCGGCTGCCGCTGCGTCCCGCCCCGTGCTCCTGGCACGCACTGTTGCCCGCCGATGCCGCATCGCGTGCCGTGGACCTGAGTCTGCGCGTGGCCGGCGCCGGCGCCATCCTGGCTCTGCTGCTGGGCAGCGCGGGCCTGCACCGGCGCGAGTACACGGTCGAACGCACGGGCTACGGCGCCCACTTGGTGCTGCTGCTGGACCGCAGCCGCAGCATGGACGACAGCTTCGCCGGGCGGACCCCCGCGGGGGGTGAGGAATCCAAGTCCGCCGCGGCCGAGCGCCTCTTGAGCGGCTTCGTCTCGAGCGGACGCAACGATCTGGTCGGGGTCGCCGCTTTCAGCACCTCTCCGCTGTTCGTGCTGCCGCTGACCGATAACAAGGCTGCGGTGCTGGCGGCGGTCCACGCCATGAAGCTGCCGGGCTTGGCGCAGACGCATGTGAGCAAGGGCCTGGCGATGGCGCTTTCGTATTTCGGCGACGAGCCGACCGCAGGTTCGCGCATCGTCCTGCTGGTGTCCGACGGCGCCGCCGAGGTGGACCCGGACAGCGAGCTGAAGCTGCGCCGCTGGTTCAAGGAGAAGGGCATACGGCTGTACTGGATATTCCTGCGCACCGCGGGCAGCCACGGTATCTTCGAAACTCCGGACAACCCGGAGGACGACAACGCCCAGGCGCGGCCCGAGCGCTATCTGCATCTCTTTTTCAGCAGTTTAGGCATCCCCTACCGCGCCTACGAGGCGGAAGACGCCGACGCCCTGAAGCGCGCCATCGCCGACGTCGACCGCGAGGAGCAGCGGCCGCTGCGCTATGCCGAGCGGGTGCCGCGGCGGGATCTGCAAGCCTTTTGTTATCTGGCGGCGGCGCTGGCGCTGGCCTGGCTGGTCGCCGCGAAGGGCATGGAGGTGGCGCGGTGA
- a CDS encoding nonribosomal peptide synthetase MxaA has translation MLPVLRHSISLLLGLWCCLAPAAELPPGVRAFAFDTPRAFGYVIGDLIRHEVRIETDAGQGIEAASLPREGWINRWLMLRRVEVHRDGKRRILTLEYQTFYAPLEVKNLTIPGFELQLAGSGERLAVPDWTFTTAPIRELSVLRAEGLSMRPDAAPAPLPTLGPAAASVSSGLAATGALAWWAYLGAWLPFGLRGRYFAEACRMLRRLRGQEDSREALLKGFSCLHQAFNQTLAEPLFIEGLDEFFRGHPAYDPLRNEIRDFFLASYEVFFGEGAPVPPFDLMRMEALARSCQLAERRRP, from the coding sequence ATGTTGCCGGTGCTTCGCCATTCGATATCTCTCCTCCTGGGGCTGTGGTGCTGCCTGGCGCCGGCCGCCGAGTTGCCGCCCGGTGTGAGGGCATTCGCGTTCGACACGCCCCGCGCCTTCGGCTACGTCATCGGCGATCTCATACGCCACGAAGTGCGGATTGAAACCGATGCGGGGCAGGGGATAGAGGCTGCGTCCCTGCCCAGGGAAGGCTGGATCAACCGCTGGCTGATGCTGCGGCGGGTCGAAGTTCACCGCGATGGCAAGCGCCGGATACTGACGCTGGAATACCAGACCTTCTATGCGCCCCTGGAAGTGAAGAACCTCACGATTCCCGGCTTCGAGCTGCAATTGGCCGGTTCGGGCGAGCGGTTGGCGGTCCCGGACTGGACTTTCACCACCGCGCCGATCCGGGAACTGTCGGTGCTGCGCGCGGAAGGCCTGTCGATGCGCCCGGACGCCGCACCGGCGCCGCTGCCGACTCTTGGCCCTGCCGCCGCGAGCGTCAGTTCCGGCCTCGCAGCCACGGGCGCGCTGGCCTGGTGGGCCTATCTGGGCGCCTGGCTGCCGTTCGGCCTGCGCGGCCGTTACTTCGCCGAGGCCTGCCGGATGCTGCGGCGCCTGCGCGGACAGGAAGACAGCCGGGAAGCCTTGCTCAAAGGTTTTTCCTGTCTGCATCAAGCATTCAATCAAACTTTAGCCGAGCCGCTGTTCATCGAAGGGCTGGACGAGTTCTTCCGGGGCCATCCGGCCTACGATCCTTTACGCAATGAGATCCGGGATTTCTTCCTGGCATCGTACGAAGTCTTCTTCGGGGAGGGCGCACCGGTGCCGCCGTTCGACCTGATGCGCATGGAGGCGTTGGCCCGTTCCTGCCAGCTTGCCGAAAGGAGGCGGCCATGA
- a CDS encoding DUF58 domain-containing protein has protein sequence MKRKEFHYRLAWRTDGVQPGAHPSRQGGGVHAFQRLVPFQAHPDPRRLHLRASLGDPAGHFWVRLHEQRGRIAVYALADLSASMGYRGRVSKTAWLADFTEGLALSSNRTGDAMGFVGLSDRSAPDFLLPPTRQVGAALKLAERLRGFRPTGGSARGLLHAVRYMPSRRGLVFLLSDFHFPLGFLKQVMESLAHHDVVPVVLWDPEESAPEASGLARMQDMENGMERLMWLRPALRTRLSQTFQERRDRLVATLRGFGREPLFLSGGFDPDAVTRYFHAG, from the coding sequence GCGTGCATGCCTTTCAGCGGCTGGTGCCGTTTCAGGCGCATCCCGATCCCCGCAGGCTGCATCTGCGGGCCAGCCTCGGCGACCCCGCCGGGCACTTCTGGGTACGCCTGCACGAGCAGCGAGGGCGCATCGCGGTTTACGCCTTGGCGGACTTGTCCGCCTCGATGGGCTACCGCGGGCGCGTGTCGAAAACGGCCTGGCTGGCGGATTTCACCGAGGGACTGGCGCTGTCCTCGAACCGGACAGGGGATGCCATGGGCTTCGTCGGGCTGTCCGACCGCAGCGCTCCGGATTTCCTGCTGCCGCCGACCCGGCAGGTGGGTGCGGCATTGAAGCTGGCGGAGCGTCTGCGCGGTTTCCGGCCTACGGGCGGCAGCGCGCGCGGGCTGTTGCACGCGGTCCGCTATATGCCGTCGCGGCGCGGATTGGTGTTCCTGCTGTCGGATTTTCACTTTCCCTTGGGCTTCTTGAAACAGGTCATGGAGTCGCTGGCGCATCACGACGTCGTGCCGGTGGTGCTCTGGGACCCGGAGGAGTCGGCGCCGGAGGCTTCCGGTCTGGCCCGGATGCAGGACATGGAGAACGGCATGGAGCGGCTGATGTGGCTGCGACCAGCCTTGCGCACCCGCTTGTCGCAGACCTTCCAGGAGCGCCGCGACCGTTTGGTGGCGACGCTGCGCGGCTTCGGCAGGGAACCGCTGTTTCTGTCCGGCGGTTTCGATCCCGACGCGGTCACCCGCTATTTCCATGCAGGCTGA